From the Oreochromis niloticus isolate F11D_XX unplaced genomic scaffold, O_niloticus_UMD_NMBU tig00000289_pilon, whole genome shotgun sequence genome, one window contains:
- the LOC109200586 gene encoding meprin A subunit beta-like: protein MHYAKDAFTNGNGSTIITKDPNFQNLIGQRLEMSASDVQELNLLYKCNSSIAFKMYCGFTNGTMCQMNRCSKSGNGWEMVTGVYGGPSSDHTNLPNGNGNQGQDAGYFMYASTESVQEGDSAWLETKRMSPQRECHVQCLQFYYYHNGSKSDELNIWIREFQDERDSTGTLYLMD, encoded by the exons ATGCACTATGCCAAAGATGCTTTCACCAATGGCAATGGATCTACAATTATCACCAAAGACCCTAATTTCcagaatctgattggtcaaCGATTGGAAATGAGCGCTAGTGATGTTCAGGAGCTGAATCTACTCTACAAATGCA ACTCATCCATTGCCTTTAAGATGTACTGTGGCTTTACCAATGGGACCATGTGTCAGATGAACCGCTGTTCAAAGAGTGGCAATGGTTGGGAAATGGTAACAGGTGTTTATGGGGGTCCCAGCTCTGACCACACCAATCTGCCCAATGGAAATGGTAATCAAG GTCAGGATGCAGGTTACTTCATGTATGCTAGCACAGAATCAGTTCAGGAGGGTGACTCAGCCTGGCTGGAGACAAAGAGGATGAGTCCTCAGAGGGAGTGTCATGTCCAGTGTCTGCAGTTCTACTATTACCACAATGGGAGCAAGTCAGATGAACTTAACATCTGGATCAGAGAGTTTCAAGATGAACGGGACTCCACAGGAACACTCTACCTCATGGAC